From the Planktothricoides raciborskii GIHE-MW2 genome, the window CCTGTACGGCGCAGTTTATTCTATGGATCTTGTGGTTATCTTGATTGGCGGGGAAATCTCGACCTAAACATCTTAATTAGAACATTATTATGTACTCACGGGGAAACCTATCCTGATGCCAACAGCCCCCTCTCCACTTCTACCAAAGCCTCAGCCTCCGCATCCTCCCGCGTATTTGGGCAAGTGGGTGCGGGAATTGTCGCCGACAGCGATCCAGAAAAAGAGTGGCATGAGTCCCTGCATAAAGCCCAAGCTCAATTAGCAGCTTTACAAATTGCGAGAATCAGCGATCCAAATACCTGATAAGATTTCTTTGTCATTTCACCTAAAATAGGACTTACGCAGCGCGGATATATCCGCAAGAACAGTTGGTAGGTGCTCTCCCGTGGCGGTGGTTGCCCCAATTAGAGACTCTTTGCGTAAGTTCTGTAAAATTTAGACCAATTGCTGGATCAAACCTTGAATGAGCACTGAAACTTATATCAATCATCCTAACTTTGGCCTGCTTTATCGAATTTGTCTGATTGCGGATAATCAGGAATTATTCACAACTCTCTATGCCCAACGTCTCTATTTTTTAGTCTCTAACCACCCCGATGGTTTGCAATTTCAACCCATTACCCGGAATGAGGCGCGAATTAATGTAGAAAACCGATTGCGAATGTTGCGGCGAAATCGACAAATGAGTGAATATCAAGAGCTAATGAAAGTTCATCAGCGTAATTTTTAATTAAAACTTCAGGCAACCTTCAGGATTTTCGCTAAACAGGTAATATTTTGAGCGCGGTCTGAGCGCTATCTGAGCGCGATCGCTATTTCATAACTCTCATATTCCTGTAAAAATCCTGTCGAGCTACTCTGGTCTATTAATTATTGACGATCGCCATAAGATTAGTCCTCAATTTATTAAAATTTCTAGTCAACATTAGTCAATAACCATATTTAACCCATTTTACCCTATTTAAATTATTGATAATGATGAATCAAGCCATCAGAGAAAAAATTACCAACATTCGCCAAAACCTACCGGCCAACGTGCGCCTGGTTGCCGTCAGTAAATATGTCTCCGTTGAGGAAATTAGAGCCGCTTATGCCGCCGGAATTAGAGATTTTGGGGAAAATAAAATTCAAGATATGGAGGAAAAAAAAGCTCAATTACCAGATTTATCGGACATTACCTGGCATTTAATCGGTCATCTGCAAACCAATAAAGCCAAAAAAGCCTTAGAACTTTTTGACTGGATTCACTCCGTTGACAGTTTAGCTTTAGCCCAAAAATTAAACCGACTAGCGGGGGAATTATCTAGGCAGCCGCAAATACTTTTACAGGTAAAAATATTACCAGATCCGAATAAATTTGGCTGGGAAATTGAGCAACTGATGCAAGAATTACCCGCTTTAAATGATTGCACTAATTTAAAGATTAGAGGCTTAATGGTGATTGCTCCTTTGGGCTTAAATGAAATCGAAAACCTAGATTTTTTTCACCAAGCCCGTCAGTTGAGTGAAGCGATCGCGCAACAAAATTGGTCGCATATTTCTATGGAAGATTTATCAATGGGAATGTCCGGGGACTACCCCTTAGCCGTCCAAGCAGGTGCCACTATCGTCCGCTTGGGACAAATTTTATTTAGGTAGATTGTTATTTGTTATTTCTTATTTGCTATTTGTTGTTAGTTATTTGTTGTCCGAACAACCAAAGAATCCCTACCCACCAACCACCAACCACCAACCAACAACCACCAACCACCAACCACCAACCACCAACCAACCCGATCGCTAACTGCCAATCTGTAGCAAAAAAATAAAAAACTTAAGATAATTGATCCAGAAATGTCAAAACCGCCGAGACACTTATAATATATTAAAAGCATCCTGTACCCTATTGTTACAGCCTAGGACTTTGCCAATACTCAAAAAACGGGTGCTTGCTGGTGATCTAGGCATAATAGACTTCTTGCTTTCATTCGTGCAAAGCCGAGTGGCGTTTTTAAGGGGGGTTGGGGGGATCGACCTCGGTATTTTGCACTCGTGTCTAATAAATATACTGTTAATCTAAAGACAGTAGTGAAATCCCGGCAGGTTTGGGAGCCTTTACGGGTAAGTGATTAAAGCAGATAAAAAGGTGCAGTCAACCACCAGTTAGGATAAGAAGAATTGCGACACCGCGATCGCGAGCAAGCAAAGAACAGGGGACAGAGTTACGAGTAAGTCATCGACTTGTAAGATCAAATCGGCGTTTTAATCAGGAAAGCTCTGGCCTTGAGTGAATCATTATGTAATGAGGGAGCGTGAACAGTGAACAACCTTTTTTCTAAGTTACGAGATTTCGTCACCGGCACCCCAGGCGACGAATATGATGAATACTATGATGGAGATGCGGAGGGACAAGGCTATCAAAATTTGTACCCAGAACAACCGCCTGCCCCAGCCGCCCCAGCCGATAATAGCCAGACCCGTAGTAGACTTCGAGACAGAACAGTTAGTGCTGTTGGCATGAGTTCTTCAAATATTGGTATGGGTGGAGCAGATACAGGAATGAATACAAATTTAAAGGGGATGAATAATGTGATTGGAATGCCCGGTGCCGCTAATGGGATCAGCGAAGTTGTGGTAATGGAACCTCGCTCGTTTGAAGAAATGCCTCAAGCCATCCAAGGTTTGCGGGAACGCAAATCTGTGGTGTTGAACCTGACCATGATGGATCCCGACCAAGCCCAAAGAGCCGTCGATTTTATTGCCGGTGGAACTTATGCCCTGGATGGCCACCAAGAAAGAATTGGTGAAAGCATCTTTTTGTTTACACCGAGTTGTGTTCAAGTCAGCACTCAGTCTGGTGTTGTCCATGATGTCCTGCAACATCATATCCGCTCTTCGCGTCAGCCAATAGCGCCGACCGGAAACTGGAATGATGACCAAATGCGGATGGCTTCTCAGTAAGTTTCTCGCTTTCTGCTAGTAAATCTATTCGTAGGGTGGGCAAGATTTTGCCCACCCTACTGTTTTAAAATTATCCATAATTAGCAGAAAGGATTAGAGAAAATTGTCCATAAAATTAGGCATGATTGGCGGTGGGGTAATGGGAGAGGCGCTTTTATCCCGGTTAATCGCCCAAAGCGTCTATGCGCCTCAAGAGGTGATCGTTAGCGATCCCCTACCTCAGCGAAGAGAATATTTAAGTGAAAAATATCAGGTTCAGGTGACATCTGATAATCAGGCTGTCGCCTTGGCAGATCGGGTGCTCTTATTGGCAATTAAGCCCCAAGTATTTGATGCAGTAGTTGCCCAGTTATCTGCCGGTGATGCTAAAGACCAGTTGGTGTTGTCTATTCTCGCCGGGGTGCCTCTGCGGAAATTGGAGGCGGCATTTCCCCAACAGCCTGTGATTCGGGCAATGCCCAATACTCCGGCAACGGTGGGGGCAGGTATTACCGCGATCGCCCCTGGGAAACTGGTTACACCGTCGCACTTGCAACAAGGTCAGCAGATATTGCAAGCAGTGGGGGATGTGGTGGAAGTCCCCGAATCCATGATGGATGCAGTGACGGGGCTTTCCGGTTCTGGCCCTGGTTATGTCGCGATCGCCATTGAAGCCTTAACTGATGGCGGTGTTGCGGCTGGTTTACCAAGGGCGATCGCCGCCAAACTAGCCCTAAACACCGTATTAGGCACCGCGCAACTACTCAAAGAAACGGAAATGCACCCAGCAGAACTCAAAGATCGAGTCACCAGTCCAGGGGGAACCACCATTGCCGGAATTGCCCAACTAGAAAGCGCCGGATTTCGTTCCGCCTTAATTGAAGCCGTCCGCAAAGCCGCCCAAAGGTCTCAAGAACTCGGCAGCTAGAGCCCCAGAAACCGGGTTTCTTGAAGCGGCCCAGAAACCGGGTTTCTTGCGTCAACCCTTGCCACCCACCAACAACGCTCATAGAAACCCGGTTTCTTGTCGGCCGAAGTCCAAGGACCCCTGAAACCGGGTTTCTTGCGTCAACCCTTGCCACCCACCAACAAACATCATAGAAACCCGGTTTCTTGTCCCTGGGGCTAGAAACCTGGAGAGGTTAGAAACCGGGTTTCTATGTAAGGGCCGGTGGGGAGGCCGAG encodes:
- a CDS encoding cell division protein SepF, which translates into the protein MNNLFSKLRDFVTGTPGDEYDEYYDGDAEGQGYQNLYPEQPPAPAAPADNSQTRSRLRDRTVSAVGMSSSNIGMGGADTGMNTNLKGMNNVIGMPGAANGISEVVVMEPRSFEEMPQAIQGLRERKSVVLNLTMMDPDQAQRAVDFIAGGTYALDGHQERIGESIFLFTPSCVQVSTQSGVVHDVLQHHIRSSRQPIAPTGNWNDDQMRMASQ
- a CDS encoding YggS family pyridoxal phosphate-dependent enzyme; the encoded protein is MNQAIREKITNIRQNLPANVRLVAVSKYVSVEEIRAAYAAGIRDFGENKIQDMEEKKAQLPDLSDITWHLIGHLQTNKAKKALELFDWIHSVDSLALAQKLNRLAGELSRQPQILLQVKILPDPNKFGWEIEQLMQELPALNDCTNLKIRGLMVIAPLGLNEIENLDFFHQARQLSEAIAQQNWSHISMEDLSMGMSGDYPLAVQAGATIVRLGQILFR
- the pipX gene encoding transcriptional coactivator PipX; protein product: MSTETYINHPNFGLLYRICLIADNQELFTTLYAQRLYFLVSNHPDGLQFQPITRNEARINVENRLRMLRRNRQMSEYQELMKVHQRNF
- the proC gene encoding pyrroline-5-carboxylate reductase; the encoded protein is MIGGGVMGEALLSRLIAQSVYAPQEVIVSDPLPQRREYLSEKYQVQVTSDNQAVALADRVLLLAIKPQVFDAVVAQLSAGDAKDQLVLSILAGVPLRKLEAAFPQQPVIRAMPNTPATVGAGITAIAPGKLVTPSHLQQGQQILQAVGDVVEVPESMMDAVTGLSGSGPGYVAIAIEALTDGGVAAGLPRAIAAKLALNTVLGTAQLLKETEMHPAELKDRVTSPGGTTIAGIAQLESAGFRSALIEAVRKAAQRSQELGS